Part of the Brassica oleracea var. oleracea cultivar TO1000 chromosome C8, BOL, whole genome shotgun sequence genome is shown below.
AATAAAATAAAAACAAACAAGACTCCAGTTAGACTCGATTCACAGAGACGGAACATGTTTCGAAACTAAACTTTCCATAATGGTAGTACTAAACTAGCACGGGATTAAACGGAATAACCCTCACCTTAGCCACTGGATGAAATGGACAACGGATGATACGGTCAACTACGACACGAGAATTAATGGCTTAGGTCCATAAAAAACTTTCCTAAAACAATAGATTTAGGGTTTCCAAATTAGAAGACTAGGTTTATGATTTTCGGATTTGAACAGAGTTGATACCCGAAATTTAAATGGCCATAACTTCCTAACTGTACCTCAGTTTATCGATCTGAAGAATGATCTGGAAAGCTGACAACGAGACCTTTCCAACGGTATCTCGCTCGTTTTCTAAGTCAGTCGGGATAAACAGGAAAACGCTTATGAAGTTGACTATTCGTGGACTCGCTCTGTAGAGATCAGTCCCAAATAAACAACCATAACATTTAAACCAAAATTCCAAATGATGATATGCTTTCTGCTATAGGTAGATCTGTGAGTTTAGAATTTACCATAAAAATTTGACGTCAAAATTCTATGATTTGTAATCCGTTCCTGACTTTCCCCAATACTGGTCTCAGATGTGTTATGCAGAAATATCCCTTGGTAAAACACACATAACTTTTAGAATACAAATCCGATTGGAGATCCGCTTTCTGTAACACGTAGAGAAAAGAGTTGGCTACTTACTCCCAGAAGATAACGGTCAATGATGGTCGTTGGACCAACTAATGAAGGGAGAAACGTGAAGATGGCTTGAGGTGGCTAATGAAGAAGATGATGGTGATGAAAGATAGCTGCGCTACAGTTCACGTTTTAGGTTTTAAGAATAAAGAAATACTTATAACTAATATATAAGCATGTATGGTTTACTAAACCATTAAGCAGAAATTATTTTTCAGATTGGTTTAGTCTAAATAAATAATCAAACCAAATTTTAATTATGGTTTGTAAAACCGGATCGTTACAGTCTCTTCCACCACTTTGGTTGCGTTTTAGCCAAGGTAGATGAGCTTTTTTTATCTTAGCATACCTATCAATTGTATTTCCTTAATTTGTGTTTTGCTTGGAAGTAACCAAGCATTTCTCTGTACTCAGCTGCAACATCATTGTAACCAAACAAGCTCACTGATCTTTGATTCTTTCAAACGGTTTCATGAGGAGTCAGTGAGAGGTAGAGAGCTTAGCCTTACCTGCTTCATCATACCATTCTTCATCAACTGCTTGCATCATGTTGCTCAATATATCGAACTCTATTGTATCTATTAGACACGGCTGACCATTTGGCCTACACAAAGAAAAACTCTATTGTCGTGTCAATTGACTAATTTACCCTTTTAATTAACTTCTTGCACTTTTGCTTATGTTCAAGGAGAAGGATAAAAATGAGAATTCACTTGTATGTGAAGTAGTCATAAAAATCCGACAAGTCATCAAGTAACCGTAGCCGAATAAATTAATCGTAATGCCACGTGTTCGACGCTTTTGTCAGATATGGATAAGGTTGATGGATAGTGGCATCAGTGGAATCTAGGAGACTGTTTCGTAGGTTCGTCGATAGTCAACGTCAACAATTGGGCTTTAGACCCATATAAATATGATATAGCCCAGATTAAAATTAAAGTCAAAAAGTTAATCTCCGTTGTAAAATGAAGCGGTTGTTCATAATTCTTCACACTACCGTAAATCTTATACACACATAATCAAATACTTGTGTTACAAGTGTACTACTCTATACACAAAAGCCACAGATGTGTGTGTTATATGCCTATCTATAAAAATGCAAGACATCATGTCCTCTGTTCAAACGACAAAGTCGTGCAAGTGATGGCCATTGGAGAATCTACTCTCCTGCTGGTTGTTTCCGTCTATGTAACGGTAATCATCAACATCAAACCCGTGATAGTTCACTAGACTATCATAATCAGCTGACCGGTTCATCTGATGTAGTTGTGGGTCATCTTCATTGGCTGAAGTACAGTCTGGTTTAGGTTCTGATGAGAAGGCAACGTTTGTTGTGTTCTCCGGCTGCTGCTGCTGCGAGGAGTCTTCTTGGTTGGTGCTGTTGGGAGACTTGGAAGTTAGTAACTCAGAGGCATCATCACCAAACTCTTCTTTATACATCTCTTCTATCATTGGTTTCCATAGACGAACTCTCGCGTTTATGAACCAATTAGCAACCTAATTACATTACACACAGAGTGATTCAAGCAGAACACAAAGATGAAGACAGAAAAAAAAGCTCAGGTTACCTGGTTTTTGGACAGTCTTGTCTGCTTTGCAAGCATCATTTTCTCAGATTCTTTCGGGGATCTACATATAACAAACATAAACTCTCTTAAAATGTTTTTAATACGAAAACATAAAGGATGTGACTTGTGAGAGAAGGAAACACATACGGATGAAGGAAATGTTCAAAGAGCCAAGCGCGAAGCGCAGAGACAGAGCTTTCAGGTCCAAGAAGGTCTAACCATTCCAATCTGTTGATGCAAAGTTCTCTGCTGTCTCAACCTTTGATCTAAATACCTCAATCTCGGTATCCTCTCTCCTCCTTGTTGCTCATCCAATGACAACTCTCCTCCTTTCTCCTTAAGCTTCTCTCTGATAACCTGAATATGTTTTTTAATCGCGTCGCGAAGAGAGCAAAAATGGCAAGAGATTCTGTTGAGAGCCACCGATGTGTAAGGCTTAGCTGATCCAAATCCAGCTACTACCTCAAATGATGAAGCTAATGCTTCCATTTGATGGTAATATTGGTTATATCTTTTATCTACCTACAACAATTAACACAACCACAAGAAGATGTGAGTTAAGTTAATTAACTAAGTTATAAGAGATGAGACTTAGTTAAATAATTACCTCATCAACCATTGTTAAAAGCTTGGCCTTCTTGCTTTGAAGCTCTTGTCGTTCAATTGTAGATAACTCTATTGATATCTCACCACCAAAGCCTCCTCCACCTTCTGTCTCATTTGCACTATTGTTAAAGGTTTCACCTTTCTTCTTCCTCCTCATCTGGTTTAGCTCTTTCTCGACACTAACCACTTCATCGAGCAAACCCTGAGCCGGTTTAAGATACCGAGAACGCAAAACGCTGCTCATATTGTAACTGTTGTAGACTCCACCGTAACCGGAGGAAGGATCAGATTGACCCAACAGCAACATCTCTTTGCTAAACAGCGGCGTTTCCTGAACCGAGATTGGAGGATTTGTGGTGAAACCCGATTGGTATTGCTGATAGTGAAACGAAGGAAGAGAGAACTGAGTGCCGAGGAGACTTAGAGATAGTCCCTGACCATCGCGGAAGGTTAACTCGCTGCTCGAAACGGGAACGTCTCCGTTGAGATTTTGAAGACCCGTTGGTGGACTGAAAACCATCTCGTTTCGAACAATCTCTTCGCCGCCGATGAAAGATGCGGCGGCGGAGGAGGAGGACGAAGGTTGTTGTTGTTGTTGGTGATGATGATGGTTGAGATAGATTGGTTCTTGCTGGTAACAATTGACATTACTTGGGTAATAAACTGCTATGTTTAGTGAATTTGAAGAGATTTTATTACACTGATGTCTTAAACCCGATGAGTTTGGTCGGAAAATGAGTTCCCGTAAAAAAAAAAAAAGAGTCGTGTAAGGTGGAGTTTTTAAAAAAAAGACATTTGGAGAAATCTGAGTGGAGGAGAGGTTAAAACATCGTAATCCATTGTACCAAACACATTTTTATCATTAACAGTTTCGAAAGCAACAAACTTCGGAGGATTAAAGTCAAATTCTTTATAAAAGCAAAGTGCTTTTTTTTTCGTCAACAAACTTAAGAAACCCAGAAAACCCATTTCAGTGATTGTGTAATCGAGATTAATTTGGTTATACAGAAACCCTAGTTCGAAGGTGAATGAAAAATGCAGAGTAAAAAGTTGTCTAAGATTATCAGCTCAGTGACTTAAAAACAGAGAAGATCAATTATTACATACATAAAAAGTTGGACTTTTTGATGATTTCATCTCTCATCTTAATGTGACAATCTTCAAAAATAAAAGGGAGAAAATAAAATAAAACAGGAAACAAAATACAGGGCAGATCAACCTTAGAAAATCAAGAATCAAGAACCAAGAACTTGGATTAAAGTTACTAGAGAAACTACCTGCAAGAGAAACTGAAGCTTTTAGAAACCCTAGAAAAAGAGAGAGATTCTTGTGAATATGGATGTCGCTGGCAGCTGTATCAGGAAACACAGAAGAGAAGAGTTTCCAACACTCGTAAGACGAAAAAAAAAAAAAGAAAAAGAGAGAAGATTTGAGACCCAATCCCGAGAGAGGCGCTTAATTATTGGAAAACTCTGAAATAAACAAAAATTTTCACTCCACAAGAAAGAAACCAACTCATCTTATTATTGGGACATTAGACAAACACCAACTCAATTTTAAAAAGTTAAGCTGTTTAGCAATATCAACAATACAATAATGACACTAGTAGGAAATTTTGGCAACCGCTACCTGTAATTTTTAATCTTTCCCGGCAGAAGCTTCTGTATCTTATGCCTAACTATAAATTAATTAAATGATTTTTTTTTTGTGCCAACCATTGCTAAATAAACACGTGACAGCACAAAAATCACTAATTCCCTTCTTTTCTGATTAAGGATAATATACTTTTAACATAAGATTAGGGATGATATTATGACGACTTTTCTTTAATAAACTTCTGATCAAGAAGACCTTTAAAACAATATTATATTTGATTATGAAACAAATAAATGATGATGTGTTGTTATTGACTTGAGTCATAATACTGATCATACTTCCAAAAATACTGTAAATCCTTCATTTTCATTTTTCAATTTGTTTTCAATATATGTAACAGATATATGCCATACATGGTAGCGGAAATTAAACTCCATCAAAAAAACGTAGAAACATCACTATATGGGGAAACTTGAACTACAAAAGTGCCCGTGAGAAGCTGGTCGAAGGAAGAAGAAATTAAAGAAAAACAACAACTAAGGTGTGTGTGTGTGTCTGTTCAATTGCTTAATTGAAGGATTAAATCACTTAAGAGCAACTCCAATGGTGTTACTCACCATTGGAATCTTTAGCATTTTAATAATAATTTTTTTTTAATAGTTAAAGACTCTAATCATAAATGTAGGTCCAATGGTTTTATCCGATACGGAGTTCTTAGGAATTTTTTTTTTTTTTTTTGGTTTTGAATCTTTGAAATTTAAAATTATTAAATATTAAATTAAAAAATTTCATTTATTGAATGACTAAATGTAAACATACAATAACTAAACATCTTCATCATTACCAAACTTGTTCCAAATATTTTGAATCAAATCATATTTCAATTGTGCATGTATGTGCGGGTCACGAACACGCCTCCGTATGTCAAGCATAGTACGGAGATTTGAAGGCCTGGGAGAATATGACATATCCACCTGTGAACTTCTACTCGAGTCTCCTTCTTCAAATTCTAATGTATCATACTGAGATCCATTGCGTTTATTTTCTACTATCATATTGTGCAGTATGATACATGTTCGCATAACCATCCCTATTTTTCTCTTGTCCCACAAAATAGCGGGTTTTTCACTATTGCAAATCGAGCTTGCAATACTCCAAAAGCACGCTCCACATCTTTTCTGGTTGATTCTTGAACTTTAGCAAATAACTCTGCTTCAGGCCCTTGAGGGTTTGAGATAGATTGGATAAATGTTGACCATTTTTGAAATATGTCGTCTGTGAGGTAGTACGCCAAATCATACTGGTGTCCGTTGACCACGTACTGTACCCTTGGAGCTCGACCTTGTAAAATGTCATCAAAAACAGGAGACCGATCGAGAACGTTAATATCGTTTAAGGTACCTGGAGGACCAAAAAAAGCGTGACATATCCAAAGATCTTGTGAAGCTACAGCCTCCAAGACAATTGTTGGCTTTCCTGATCCACGTGTGTACTGTCCTTTCCAGGCGGTTGGGCAATTTTTCCACTCCCAATGCATACAGTCGATGCTTCCTATCATCCCAGGAAAGCCGTGCATCTCTCCAATATCGAGTAGTCGTTGAAGATCCTCTGGAGTGGGCCTTCGTAGATACTCATCTCCAAATAACTGTATTACGCCTTCTGTGAAATTGCTTAAACATGAAAGTGTTGTGCTTTTTCCAAGTCGGAGATATTCGTCAACGGCGTCAGCAGCACAGCCATAAGCAAGCATACGAAGAGCCGCCGTACACTTTTGTAGTGGAGATATACCTAACCTCCCAGTTGCATCTCTTCTTTGTTGAAAGAATGGAAAATTTTCTGAGAGACGATCGACAATATGCATGAATACTGCTTTGTTCATGCGGAAACGCCGTCTGAATAAATGAGGCGGAAACGTCGGATTTTCACTAAAGTAGTCATTCCATAGTCGGGTATGGCCCTCTTCGCGGTTTCGTTCGACATATGCATGTTTGCTCTGTTTCTTTGTTTGGTTGTTCGCGGTGTTGTTGTATATATCTTCAAAATATTCATCGACAGCCTCATCCAAAGCCGCATTCAATCTTCGATCGACTTCATCTTCCATATTTGGCAATCCTTAAAAAAAAATTACTAATCAAGTTATGAATCATGGTTAGACTTTAAAAAAATATTACTAATCAGGTTAAGAATCATGGTTAGTCTTAAAAAAAAATACTAATCAAGTTATGAATCATGGTTAGTCTTTAAAAAAAAATACTTAGCAGTTTATGAATCTTGAAATTGAAATTGATTTATGAATCATGATATGTTGATGATGAATAAGTCGGAAAGTTCAAAAGTGATTTCTCAATTGATGATATGTGATGATCAAGTGATGATATGTGGCATAACAAGTTCAAGTTCAAGAAACAGAGAGCTAGAAGAAACATGAGTTGCTCTTATAATGCTAGAAGAAACAAGTGTAACACGAGTTTTAAACTGAAAACAACTTCAAGTTCAAGAAACAGAGAGCTTACAATAGTAGAGTTTCACGTTCCAAGTTCACAAACTGAAAACAGAGAGATACAAGTTTTTTCAGGTAATAGAAGAAGAGCAGTAAAGTTACAAAGCCGAGACAACATAGTTATAAACCCAAGAAAGGGCAACAGACAACCCGTGACTTGGTTCACATGAAAACAGGAGCAGAAACAAACAAAACACACAGCAGATTTTGTCTTCAGTACTCACATGAGCTTGTACTTCACCTGAAACACGTAAAATGAGATTCGCAAGCATGAGTAAAAAGATAAGTAAACATTACTAAGTTAGCGTTAACAAACCATCACAACATCTCAGACATTAATTTCATTTTCAGAGCTAATTTCATCTCAGTCAGTGGCTCGGTATTTGCAAACAAACTTGCAAGCAAACTCTGATTTGAGATTTGCCTTTTGGCCTCCATCAATTCTTTAAGTTGTCCTAATTCTTCTTCTTTTCCAAATTTCTTCCTCTTGTCAGCAGCCTTAGCTGCCTTCACTCCTATGGGTCTCTCTTGTGGCTCTGTCACTGACCCTTGAGTATCAGAATCACCTGTTTTGCGCTTGTCTTTTCCACTGTCTTTCCCGAGATAGGTGGAGCACCATTTGACATCATGCCTAAGCTCTCTCCACGCATGTTCCAAGTTGAACTTAAAGCCCTTGTCATTAAAGAAGATATCCAAGGAAGCCATCATCACATCGTTGTCATTTTACCCGCTTCTCTGCTCCCTCAGTGCCATCTCGTAGGTACCAGAAAACTTACACACCAAATCATTGATCCTAGCCCATCGTTGCTTGATTTGCCCAAGTTCTCGTGGGATTGTGCCACCCAGTAGAGGACTGGAGTTGTAGTTCTCTACAATCCTCTTCCAGAATGCAAGGCCTTTCTGTTCATTACTAACTATTGGGTCTTTGCTCGTGTTGAGCCAAGCACCAATGAGGATTATATCCTCCTTTGGTGACCATTTTCTCCTCTCTTTGACAGTAGAATCATCGGAACATTGGCTGGCTACCCCTTGACTGCTAACGCACAGAGGTTCCGATGAGTCAAGGTCAATTACCCCTTGGCTCGCTAAAAGGTTAACAAAACTTGTGGAGTTTGCCATTTAGGAAGAAGACTATGTTTTACTGGACTCTAAGCAAAGGGAGGCGACTAAATAGGGGATTATTTACGCAAATATATTTTCTTCTAGTAGGAAACTGTCCTCTCATTACAGCTAAAGACACTTAAATGAAGCCTTTCCACGAAATAACCAGTTAGACACAATTTAATGTTGGTTTACTTTTCATTTATAACATATCAGTTCACTTTCGAAATCACAACAGAAAGTTAACTAGTTCAAGGACAGAAGTTAATTCACTCAAACTACAAACTTACGTTTGAACTAGAAAGTTTTGCAAACTATCTAGCTAAAGTTAACCGGTAAGTTTAGACACTAACCTCCGAATGGCTGCTCTCAAGTTCATTCAGACGCAAATGCAGCATCTTCACCTGCTCCTGAACATATATCAGACAAACACAATCATTTTGTTACAAAGGTTGCGTTAACAAACCATCAATTACATGTTACAATTAATATTTCCACTCACCTTAAGCGCCTAGCAGTCTCTCAGAAGCGTCTCCTGCTCGTTGAATACTTTTTTGAGCCTCTCAACCTCGTGTTGCATACCCATAACCCATGGTTGCCTGAAATGCATCCCGTCATTCTGCCAAAACATAATTACCATTGTTAAACTGCAAATTCATTTCGAAGAAGAAGAATTTTAATAACAGAGAACACTAAATACCTCGAACTCACAGCAGATGAAGTATCTTTTCCTAGGGAGGTAGTCATATGTGTCCTCTTCATCAACGACTTCCTTCGTGAGTGCTCCACAGGGGCATAGTTGAGGAATACCTTGTTGCGCATCTGAAACGGCATGAAGCATTTTGTAGTAATCTTTGTGTGCTTTCATATCTCTTAATTCTTCCTCCATTTCAACACCTGCAAGAACAAAAACTAATCGATTTAGAACCCTATACCCGAGACTTAAATCGATTAAGAACTCAATCCAGTCCGTGTAACGATTTATAACTCAATCCCGAACCTTAATAACGATGAAAACAACAAAGAAGCGACTCGAGATGAACAAAATAGCAAACCAAGACGAAAACCCTAATTCGATAAAATCCCCAACTCGATTTGAGACCCAAAATCGATTTAAACCCCTCGATAGAACCCTAAAACCAGATGAAATCAACATGCAACAACTCCAAATGCAAAAAAAAAAAGTGAAAGCTCTGATTTACCTCCACCCTTCTCCAGTCGCCGAATCGCCTTTGATATCGTGAAACCTCTTTTTTCGTGATGGAGAAAGCAAATGATTCTTTTTTTTCACGCGAAACACACCCCTCCGCTAGCCTATCACGTGATGTCACACACTTAAGGATTAATCCTTAAACCTCATTGCTTAAGGACTCTTTCTTAGCTAAAATAAAAATAAAACGATTATTATACTAACATTTGCCTAAGATTTCGCGCTAAGATAAACACTATATCGACCGGATGGTCTAACAACCAGTTGGTGAGTCCTTCCCTACTCTTTTGTTATACCCATTTTTTTCTATTTTCTTATCTTTTTCATTTCTTTTTAGCTAGTTAGACCTAGATATTCGATCTATTTTATGTTTGTATTTGCATATTTCTTGTAGCTACACTAGTTTATAGTTTTTAATAATTTATTTTGTTGATAAGATATTTTCGGTGTAAGAAAAACAAATAAGCTCCGTTTTGGTTTGTTGGACACTAAACTCGAGCAGCCGACACAAAATCATTTGGGAATTAACCATTGTGCTGGAAAATTATTCATAAGTTTTGAGTCTTTGAGAGATGATTGATTATATTGACTTTGCTCCCACGTGGATGTTGATTTATTAAAAATAAATATAGGCAGTTAGCTGGTAAGGGATGGATTAAATGTAACGAAATTTGAGATAGTTTACATCATTGTTTTTAAATAGGTTATGATTACGATTTTGTAAAATGAACCATATAATTAAGATGAGGTTTTAAATAAAGATGTACTAATATAAGATGACGATGAATAGCTTGCGATTTTGGAACATACATGTCTCATCGCTTATGTGCTCAGAGAAGTGTTGCAACACACAAAAATTCACTCACGAACAACAAAATAGCATATCATTATACAGAATATAGCAAGTAAATTACAAATTTTCTTCATTTTATTTTAAACTCTCTTCTTGTTTCTCTAGATTTTCATAGTTACTCGGAAAGGAAACACAATGCGGTTAGGCGCATTTTTATTTTACTTGTAATAAACTGTAAGCATTAGTCCAACCATACAAGTTTAGATGTTGTTCTTGTGTTGTGCCGACAAGATTGTCAGTAGCGCTTGAAACAGGAAGTCCTGTTGAACTGAGTCTTATTGTCAACAAGCCGCTGCTGCATGTGAACTCCAACGGCGTCCAAGTAGGAGCTGCTTCTTCCATGTAAACCCAACACTTTCCCTTGTGTTTTAGTTGAAGTGAAAAACGTCCCTGTCTCTTCACCGTACGGACCGTACTTACCACGGCTAGTGTAGAAACTCAGAGACTTGACAACATTAGATTTGTCTGAATTGTTCATCAGTGGTCCGTAATACCCTGAAATGCAGGTGAGCGTCTCGTTTGGATACTCGAGTATAATCTGCAAGCGAGATTTGAAATGAGTATCATATATGAAAGGT
Proteins encoded:
- the LOC106308973 gene encoding BEL1-like homeodomain protein 10 yields the protein MCLQEPIYLNHHHHQQQQQPSSSSSAAASFIGGEEIVRNEMVFSPPTGLQNLNGDVPVSSSELTFRDGQGLSLSLLGTQFSLPSFHYQQYQSGFTTNPPISVQETPLFSKEMLLLGQSDPSSGYGGVYNSYNMSSVLRSRYLKPAQGLLDEVVSVEKELNQMRRKKKGETFNNSANETEGGGGFGGEISIELSTIERQELQSKKAKLLTMVDEVDKRYNQYYHQMEALASSFEVVAGFGSAKPYTSVALNRISCHFCSLRDAIKKHIQVIREKLKEKGGELSLDEQQGGERIPRLRSPKESEKMMLAKQTRLSKNQVANWFINARVRLWKPMIEEMYKEEFGDDASELLTSKSPNSTNQEDSSQQQQPENTTNVAFSSEPKPDCTSANEDDPQLHQMNRSADYDSLVNYHGFDVDDYRYIDGNNQQESRFSNGHHLHDFVV
- the LOC106308975 gene encoding glutathione S-transferase T3-like yields the protein MANSTSFVNLLASQGVIDLDSSEPLCVSSQGVASQCSDDSTVKERRKWSPKEDIILIGAWLNTSKDPIVSNEQKGLAFWKRIVENYNSSPLLGGTIPRELGQIKQRWARINDLVCKFSGTYEMALREQRSG